The Polyangium spumosum genome includes a window with the following:
- the pdxA gene encoding 4-hydroxythreonine-4-phosphate dehydrogenase PdxA translates to MKRVTVAMSVGCPSGIGPEVAVHAAAHADAEARCLLVGDEETLRRAARASKIAPARFRVVKSAEEVETIELGEIGVWGPSTKLSAPARPGEPDHEAGAAQLAWVNEALALVQDGTAEALVTGPVSKLAIATSGAPGAEGFSGHTEHLAARLGAREVVMAFRAANITTALVTTHLALAEVPAAVTSEAVATSCYWLVRLLRSLGFSAPRVAVAALNPHAGEGGMLGTEEETRIRPGIVRAEERLAAEGLAAALVGPIGAETAFRKQAAGAFDGVVAMYHDQATIPCKLVGFGEAVNVTLGLPVIRTSVDHGTGYDIAGTGKADPRGMESALSLALTLAKARARGS, encoded by the coding sequence ATGAAGCGGGTGACGGTCGCGATGAGCGTGGGTTGTCCGAGCGGGATCGGCCCGGAGGTCGCGGTGCACGCGGCGGCGCACGCGGACGCCGAGGCGCGTTGCCTGCTCGTCGGCGACGAGGAGACGCTCCGGCGCGCGGCGCGCGCGAGCAAGATCGCGCCCGCGAGGTTCCGGGTCGTGAAGAGCGCGGAAGAGGTCGAGACGATCGAGCTCGGCGAGATCGGCGTGTGGGGCCCGAGCACGAAGCTCTCCGCGCCGGCGCGGCCGGGAGAGCCCGATCACGAGGCGGGCGCGGCCCAGCTCGCGTGGGTGAACGAGGCGCTCGCGCTCGTGCAGGACGGCACGGCCGAGGCGCTCGTGACGGGCCCGGTGTCGAAGCTCGCGATCGCCACGAGCGGCGCGCCGGGCGCGGAAGGTTTTTCGGGACATACGGAGCACCTCGCGGCGCGGCTCGGGGCGCGGGAGGTGGTGATGGCGTTTCGCGCGGCGAACATCACGACGGCGCTCGTCACGACGCACCTCGCGCTCGCCGAGGTCCCCGCGGCCGTGACGTCGGAGGCGGTGGCGACGAGCTGTTACTGGCTCGTGCGGCTTCTCCGATCGCTCGGCTTTTCGGCGCCGCGCGTGGCCGTGGCGGCGCTCAACCCGCACGCGGGTGAGGGCGGGATGCTCGGGACCGAGGAGGAGACACGTATCCGGCCCGGGATCGTACGAGCCGAGGAGCGGCTCGCCGCGGAGGGGCTCGCCGCCGCGCTCGTGGGGCCGATCGGCGCCGAGACGGCGTTCCGCAAGCAAGCGGCGGGGGCCTTCGACGGGGTCGTGGCGATGTACCACGATCAAGCGACGATCCCGTGCAAGCTCGTGGGCTTCGGCGAGGCGGTGAACGTGACGCTCGGCCTGCCCGTGATCCGCACGAGCGTCGATCACGGGACGGGTTACGACATCGCCGGCACGGGCAAGGCCGATCCACGCGGGATGGAGAGCGCCCTCTCGCTCGCGCTCACGCTCGCGAAGGCCCGGGCCCGAGGGTCATGA
- a CDS encoding ketopantoate reductase family protein: MHVIVFGAGALGRIYGAHLASAGVQVSFVVRPSRLSETYAFVVEQVNGDKRRDAVEHPRRIEAIPEDATLVLLAVRFDQLDRLRQNEDDPLAEALRKGPAVPLVVLTPLLPPQLAALERAVGRRVVSAMPGVAGYVDDVDDRGVVRYWSTGIASTLLDDDASGPAHSLSRDTLEVLARRLTNGGLPTRFEPDVASLNAASTVSFFPLIAAIDAGSGIDGVLHDKDLLETALAASRECEALAKKLGKVAPWAHVLTRFVGPYTLKPGVALARRLAPETVRFVERHFGPKLHAQHLAMGESIRALGREQGLDMPQLDHLMERLGRS, translated from the coding sequence ATGCACGTGATCGTCTTCGGAGCGGGCGCGCTCGGGCGCATTTATGGCGCACACCTCGCCTCGGCGGGGGTGCAGGTCTCGTTCGTCGTGCGGCCTTCCCGCCTCTCGGAGACGTACGCGTTCGTCGTCGAGCAGGTGAACGGGGACAAGCGCCGCGACGCCGTCGAACACCCGCGGCGCATCGAGGCGATCCCCGAAGACGCGACGCTCGTGCTGCTCGCGGTGCGCTTCGATCAGCTCGATCGCCTGCGCCAAAACGAGGACGATCCGCTCGCCGAGGCGCTCCGCAAGGGCCCGGCCGTGCCGCTCGTCGTGCTCACGCCCCTCCTGCCGCCGCAGCTCGCCGCGCTGGAGAGGGCCGTCGGGCGGCGCGTCGTCAGCGCCATGCCGGGCGTCGCCGGGTACGTGGACGACGTCGACGATCGTGGCGTCGTTCGGTACTGGTCGACCGGCATCGCCTCCACCTTGCTCGACGACGACGCCTCGGGCCCCGCGCACTCGCTCTCGCGCGACACGCTCGAGGTCCTCGCCAGGCGCCTCACGAACGGCGGCCTGCCCACGCGCTTCGAGCCTGACGTCGCCTCGCTCAACGCCGCCAGCACCGTCTCGTTTTTCCCGCTCATCGCGGCGATCGACGCGGGCTCCGGCATCGACGGCGTGCTCCACGACAAGGACCTGCTCGAGACCGCGCTCGCCGCCTCCAGGGAGTGCGAGGCGCTCGCCAAGAAGCTCGGCAAGGTCGCGCCGTGGGCGCACGTGCTCACGCGGTTCGTCGGTCCGTACACCCTCAAGCCCGGCGTCGCCCTCGCGCGCCGCCTCGCCCCCGAGACCGTGCGCTTCGTCGAGCGTCACTTCGGCCCCAAGCTGCACGCCCAGCACCTCGCCATGGGCGAGAGCATCCGCGCGCTCGGCCGCGAGCAGGGCCTCGACATGCCCCAGCTCGATCACCTCATGGAGCGGCTCGGCAGGTCATGA
- the dtd gene encoding D-aminoacyl-tRNA deacylase: MRAVVQRALSARVEVSGEVTGRIGLGLVAFVGAEKGDTQADLDYVVSKVVGLRVFPDERGKMTRALADVGGALLVISQFTVFGDVRRGLRPSFDGAMEPAAAEALYDRFVEAAREGGVPVETGRFRADMRVFVENDGPVTILLDSRRLF; the protein is encoded by the coding sequence ATGCGCGCCGTCGTGCAGCGCGCCCTCTCGGCCCGCGTCGAGGTCTCCGGCGAGGTCACGGGCCGCATCGGCCTCGGCCTCGTCGCGTTCGTCGGCGCGGAGAAGGGTGATACGCAGGCCGACCTCGACTACGTGGTCAGCAAGGTCGTGGGCCTGCGCGTCTTTCCGGACGAGCGCGGCAAGATGACCCGCGCGCTCGCCGACGTCGGCGGCGCGTTGCTCGTCATCAGCCAGTTCACCGTCTTCGGCGACGTTCGCCGCGGCCTGCGCCCGAGCTTCGACGGCGCGATGGAGCCCGCGGCCGCCGAGGCGCTCTACGACCGCTTCGTCGAGGCCGCTCGCGAGGGCGGCGTACCCGTCGAGACCGGGCGCTTCCGCGCCGACATGCGTGTCTTCGTGGAGAACGACGGACCCGTCACGATCCTCCTCGATTCGCGCCGCCTCTTCTGA
- a CDS encoding YcbK family protein: MVSGRYGRIRRRVASTLAALLTLAAPFTFGEAFAAEEAPAPKAAEQPKKAEKAPEKPKKAAAAPKKRKGRRKPPPKRMVEATPKTAASQNKAASTKRKPESATKFAKQEKGATTTAATKAASTKGATTTATTKSAETKKKATGAAGVSRTKKAKAQTPSKKRKGTKKAQAEAERPPCFAPAVSVDRNGLEGEAFSLVDCKGKVLDDARARLSVLARPWGTPRPELPKKPEPRAGKQGKASSTKGKKGQEKQARAELASGEIAPNVRLLDPGLLSRVEAIAKHFPGKGISLVSGYRPKSQGSLHQSARALDLRVTGVSNEEVVAFCKTITDTGCGYYPNSSFVHVDVRAPGTGSVTWIDASGPGEAPRYVSQWPPPPEPPADATTTSPVDEADAAMEEQTKEEPAAKEQPAAKEQPAPLNPTAKPPAEKDEDEKEADPRDPVPPPKKAEAPPPPAAASAPTR, from the coding sequence ATGGTCAGCGGTCGTTACGGTCGGATCAGGCGTAGGGTTGCGTCCACGCTCGCGGCGCTGTTGACGCTCGCGGCGCCCTTCACCTTCGGCGAGGCGTTCGCCGCCGAGGAGGCCCCGGCGCCGAAGGCCGCGGAGCAACCCAAGAAGGCGGAGAAGGCGCCCGAGAAGCCCAAGAAAGCCGCCGCCGCGCCGAAGAAGCGCAAGGGCCGCCGCAAGCCGCCGCCGAAGCGCATGGTCGAGGCCACGCCGAAGACGGCCGCGTCGCAGAACAAGGCCGCGTCGACCAAGCGCAAACCGGAGAGCGCCACGAAGTTCGCCAAGCAAGAAAAAGGCGCGACCACGACCGCGGCCACGAAGGCGGCGAGCACGAAGGGCGCGACCACGACCGCGACCACGAAGAGCGCGGAGACGAAGAAGAAGGCCACGGGCGCGGCGGGCGTGTCGCGCACGAAGAAGGCGAAGGCGCAAACGCCGAGCAAGAAGCGCAAGGGCACGAAGAAGGCGCAAGCCGAGGCCGAGCGTCCACCCTGCTTCGCGCCGGCGGTGTCCGTCGATCGGAACGGCCTCGAAGGCGAGGCGTTCTCGCTCGTCGACTGCAAGGGCAAGGTGCTCGATGACGCGCGCGCGCGTCTCAGCGTGCTCGCGCGCCCCTGGGGCACGCCGCGGCCCGAGCTGCCGAAGAAGCCCGAGCCGCGCGCGGGCAAGCAGGGGAAGGCGAGCTCGACCAAGGGCAAAAAAGGTCAGGAAAAACAGGCGCGCGCAGAGCTCGCCTCCGGGGAGATCGCGCCGAACGTGCGCCTGCTCGATCCGGGGCTCCTGTCGCGGGTCGAGGCGATCGCGAAGCACTTCCCGGGCAAGGGCATCTCGCTCGTGAGCGGCTACCGCCCGAAGAGCCAGGGCAGCCTGCACCAGAGCGCGCGCGCGCTCGACCTGCGCGTCACGGGCGTGTCGAACGAGGAGGTCGTCGCGTTCTGCAAGACGATCACGGACACGGGCTGCGGCTACTACCCGAACAGCTCGTTCGTGCACGTGGACGTGCGCGCGCCGGGCACGGGGTCTGTGACCTGGATCGACGCGTCGGGCCCAGGAGAAGCGCCGCGTTACGTGAGCCAGTGGCCCCCGCCGCCCGAGCCGCCCGCGGACGCGACGACGACGTCGCCCGTCGACGAGGCCGACGCGGCGATGGAGGAGCAAACCAAGGAAGAGCCGGCCGCGAAGGAACAACCGGCCGCGAAGGAACAACCGGCCCCGCTGAACCCCACGGCCAAACCGCCCGCCGAGAAGGACGAGGACGAGAAGGAAGCCGACCCGCGCGACCCCGTGCCTCCTCCGAAGAAGGCCGAGGCGCCGCCGCCCCCCGCGGCCGCCTCAGCGCCGACGCGATAA